A genomic stretch from Acidimicrobiales bacterium includes:
- a CDS encoding nicotinate phosphoribosyltransferase produces MERPTSALLTDHYELTMVASALRSGISTRRSVFEVFARRLPTGRAYGVMAGIDRLLDAVERFRFDDDTVGHLIERGVVEEGPMADWLRAYRFTGDITGYAEGELFFPYSPVLTVAGSFAECVVLETVMLSVLNHDCAVASAAARMADAAGGRMLIEGGSRRTDPEAAVAAARASHVGGFDTTSNLEAGRRHGIPTGGTTAHAFVLAHDTEEAAFAAQRDALGVASTYLVDTFDVLEGIRRAVAVVGTDIGGVRIDSGELLADSRAARALLDGLGATGCRIVVSSDLDEFRVAELEAAGAPIDAYLVGTSLVTGSGHPTAQMVYKLVSIADDDDPAAPLRAVGKLSPGKRTIGGRKDVHRTFDFDGRYDSEVLSVLPVELPDDSMSPQVPLVLDGEVVADLTDPGEARARCFERRSHLRPEDRTPWPATTPAIPTVWEGVEAPLSAAVVNTSVAGSTLAGAHPPHHNGGIPQ; encoded by the coding sequence ATGGAACGGCCGACCAGCGCTCTGCTCACGGACCACTACGAGCTGACGATGGTCGCGTCCGCGCTGCGGTCGGGGATCTCCACGCGACGTTCGGTGTTCGAGGTCTTCGCCCGACGGCTGCCGACGGGTCGCGCCTACGGCGTGATGGCGGGGATCGACCGGCTCCTCGACGCCGTCGAACGGTTCCGTTTCGACGATGACACGGTCGGCCATCTGATCGAGCGGGGGGTTGTCGAGGAAGGCCCGATGGCCGACTGGTTGCGGGCCTACCGCTTCACCGGCGACATCACCGGCTATGCCGAGGGTGAGCTCTTCTTCCCCTACAGCCCCGTGCTCACGGTCGCCGGTTCGTTCGCCGAATGCGTCGTGCTCGAGACCGTCATGCTCTCGGTGCTGAATCACGATTGTGCCGTCGCGTCGGCGGCCGCCCGGATGGCCGACGCGGCCGGCGGGCGCATGCTGATCGAAGGCGGTTCGCGCCGTACCGACCCCGAGGCGGCGGTTGCCGCGGCCCGCGCGTCCCATGTGGGTGGCTTCGACACGACGTCCAATCTCGAGGCCGGTCGCCGGCACGGGATCCCCACCGGTGGAACAACCGCCCACGCCTTCGTGCTCGCCCACGACACCGAGGAAGCGGCGTTCGCGGCGCAGCGCGATGCACTGGGTGTTGCGAGTACTTATCTGGTCGACACCTTCGACGTGCTCGAGGGCATTCGCCGCGCCGTGGCGGTCGTCGGCACCGACATCGGCGGCGTCCGCATCGACTCCGGCGAGCTGCTGGCCGACAGCCGTGCCGCCCGCGCCCTGCTCGACGGTCTCGGCGCGACCGGTTGTCGCATCGTCGTGTCGAGCGATCTCGACGAGTTCCGAGTCGCCGAACTCGAAGCGGCCGGTGCGCCGATCGACGCGTATCTGGTCGGCACCAGCCTCGTCACCGGGTCGGGTCATCCGACCGCCCAGATGGTCTACAAGCTGGTGTCGATCGCCGACGACGACGATCCGGCCGCGCCGCTGCGTGCCGTCGGCAAGCTGTCGCCCGGCAAGCGCACGATCGGCGGTCGCAAGGACGTGCATCGCACCTTCGACTTCGACGGTCGCTACGACAGCGAGGTGCTGTCCGTCCTCCCCGTCGAGCTGCCCGACGATTCGATGTCGCCGCAGGTTCCGCTCGTGCTCGACGGTGAGGTCGTCGCCGATCTGACCGACCCGGGCGAAGCACGGGCCCGGTGCTTCGAGCGGCGGAGCCATCTCCGGCCCGAGGACCGCACGCCGTGGCCGGCCACCACCCCCGCGATTCCGACCGTGTGGGAAGGCGTCGAGGCGCCCCTGTCGGCCGCGGTCGTCAACACATCGGTCGCCGGTTCGACCCTGGCCGGTGCTCACCCACCCCATCACAACGGAGGGATCCCACAATGA
- the serB gene encoding phosphoserine phosphatase SerB gives MTTEPPSDHQTVLIRVTGPDHAGVTAGLMGVLADAGAQVQDIEQIVIRGQLTLGVAVMVPEGRDLLRDVLLFGWDQGMEIDFDVVSSTPTPKVRGHVVTLLGQELTPLEIGAATKAIADAGANIDRIIRLSRYPVMSYELVVRDGDDDKLRNNLLGAAAANPGIDVAIQREGLGRRAKRLVVLDVDSTLIQDEVIELLAAEAGCLEQVQRITRDAMEGGIDFESSLRMRVRLLGGLDDGAIERAWANLRLTPGARTFVRTLHRLGYTVAIVSGGFTAFTDRLAEELDIHHAYANELEIVDGKITGELVGPIIDRERKATILREIAAAGHVPLSQTVAVGDGANDLDMLSTAGLGIAFNAKPVVEEVADTALTVPYLDAILFVLGVRREDVEEADQLDGID, from the coding sequence GTGACCACCGAGCCGCCGTCGGACCACCAGACCGTTCTGATCCGCGTCACCGGGCCCGACCATGCCGGCGTGACCGCCGGACTCATGGGGGTGCTGGCCGATGCCGGCGCACAGGTGCAGGACATCGAGCAGATCGTGATCCGCGGCCAGCTGACCCTCGGCGTCGCCGTGATGGTCCCGGAGGGCCGCGACCTGCTCCGTGACGTGCTGTTGTTCGGGTGGGACCAGGGCATGGAGATCGACTTCGACGTCGTGTCGTCCACGCCCACGCCCAAGGTCCGCGGCCATGTCGTCACCCTCCTCGGCCAGGAACTGACCCCGCTCGAGATCGGCGCCGCCACCAAGGCGATCGCCGACGCGGGGGCCAACATCGATCGCATCATCCGCCTCTCCCGCTATCCGGTGATGAGCTACGAGCTCGTCGTCCGCGATGGCGACGACGACAAGCTCCGCAACAACCTCCTCGGTGCGGCGGCGGCCAACCCGGGTATCGACGTCGCCATCCAGCGCGAAGGACTCGGTCGACGGGCCAAGCGCCTCGTCGTGCTCGACGTCGATTCCACCCTCATCCAGGACGAAGTGATCGAGTTGCTCGCCGCCGAGGCCGGCTGCCTCGAACAGGTCCAGCGGATCACGCGCGACGCGATGGAGGGCGGTATCGACTTCGAGTCGTCACTGCGCATGCGCGTCCGCCTCCTGGGCGGCCTCGACGACGGCGCCATCGAGCGCGCCTGGGCCAACCTCCGCCTCACCCCGGGGGCGCGCACCTTCGTGCGGACACTGCACCGGCTCGGCTACACCGTCGCCATCGTGAGCGGCGGGTTCACCGCCTTCACCGACCGACTCGCCGAGGAACTCGACATCCACCACGCCTACGCCAACGAGCTCGAGATCGTCGACGGCAAGATCACCGGTGAGCTCGTCGGGCCCATCATCGACCGTGAGCGCAAGGCGACCATCCTTCGCGAGATCGCCGCGGCCGGTCACGTGCCCCTGTCGCAGACGGTCGCCGTCGGCGACGGCGCCAACGACCTCGACATGCTGTCGACCGCTGGTCTCGGCATCGCCTTCAACGCCAAACCGGTGGTCGAGGAAGTGGCCGACACCGCACTGACGGTGCCCTACCTCGACGCCATCCTGTTCGTGCTCGGGGTCCGCCGCGAAGATGTCGAAGAGGCCGACCAGCTCGACGGCATCGACTGA
- the xseB gene encoding exodeoxyribonuclease VII small subunit, with protein sequence MSDAENGRSDIGYADAMAELESILDDLEDDDLDVDVLASRVERASTLITLCRDRIGAARVQVEKVVASLDAAIPPPGDDDITLDLDGE encoded by the coding sequence ATGAGCGACGCAGAGAACGGCCGTTCCGACATCGGCTATGCCGACGCGATGGCCGAGCTGGAGTCGATCCTCGACGATCTCGAGGACGACGACCTCGATGTCGACGTCCTCGCGTCACGAGTCGAACGGGCATCGACGCTGATCACGCTGTGCCGGGATCGGATCGGGGCGGCCCGGGTGCAGGTCGAGAAGGTCGTCGCCTCGCTCGACGCCGCCATCCCGCCGCCCGGCGACGACGACATCACCCTCGACCTGGACGGCGAGTGA
- a CDS encoding CocE/NonD family hydrolase, with translation MRGRLMFGALLVMALLAAVPAVGTAAGTAAGEVPGESTTTNPWLRPPNFETVGGLGQISITEAEPGDLVQLGRWTFYDDQIGIEFAGSTLVDDAGSAMFRRLEAGLYLVATGKRVNWQVEVGDPADSTPEQAFYDEQVIDEGFTYIETRDGTTLSAYVVLPGPIEDGPYPTVIEYSGYNPSDPYSGLGGLAGGLDPTPLCGSFPTLCKAPAQPGSLLAGLFGYATVGVNVRGTGCSGGAYDFFEAMQVLDGYDVVEAVAAQPWVQDNEVGMVGLSYPGISQLFVAGANPPSLAAITPLSVYGDTATGILAPGGLLNTGFATSWADQVLRNAEPFGTGWVRRAIDEGDTQCEQNQQLRLQNVDATAKARANPYYTDAVAGPLDIRNFAGDIEAAVFMTSGFQDEQTGPSFGDLLGEFDSAESVHQIVYNGLHADGFAPQILSEWAAFLDLYVTKEVPANDPALTLLTPVLTQGIFGGTIPFPSSRWGDVSTHAEAVARWESEDPIRILMENGAGGAPYLPIAAWDHSTTQWPPSGTEVQRSFFLADGRLVDEGADAPGTGVTIQPNPAVSQTHWWVGGDIWSNPTVRWTPQVAGENARFQTEPLEEDLVLAGTGSVDLWIRSDADNAELEVLLSEIRPDGQEVRVQVGQLEWAYRGLDASSTELQPIQYGREDDYALLEPDVWSFGRIQVPSFAHAFRAGSAIRITINTPGGDTARWEFELDGPGAEATHVIGTGEGHQSSVALPVVADLAAPTPLPACGSLRGQPCRTAPPIENRVVDAES, from the coding sequence ATGCGTGGACGGTTGATGTTCGGTGCGTTGCTCGTCATGGCCCTGCTGGCCGCGGTGCCTGCAGTCGGAACCGCGGCCGGAACCGCGGCCGGTGAGGTGCCCGGCGAGAGCACGACGACGAATCCGTGGTTGCGACCGCCGAACTTCGAGACGGTCGGTGGCCTCGGCCAGATCTCCATCACCGAGGCCGAACCGGGCGACCTCGTCCAGCTGGGACGATGGACCTTCTACGACGACCAGATCGGTATCGAGTTCGCCGGCAGCACCCTGGTCGACGATGCGGGAAGCGCGATGTTCCGCCGCCTGGAGGCCGGCCTCTACCTCGTCGCGACCGGCAAGCGGGTCAACTGGCAGGTCGAGGTCGGCGACCCGGCCGATTCCACACCGGAGCAGGCGTTCTATGACGAGCAGGTGATCGACGAGGGATTCACCTACATCGAGACCCGCGACGGCACGACGCTGTCGGCCTATGTCGTCCTGCCCGGGCCGATCGAGGACGGTCCGTATCCGACGGTCATCGAGTACAGCGGCTACAACCCGTCGGATCCCTACAGCGGTCTCGGCGGTCTCGCCGGTGGGCTCGACCCCACGCCCCTGTGCGGTTCGTTCCCGACCCTGTGCAAGGCGCCGGCACAGCCCGGGTCGCTGCTCGCCGGCCTGTTCGGGTACGCAACCGTCGGGGTCAACGTGCGCGGCACCGGCTGCTCGGGCGGGGCCTACGACTTCTTCGAGGCCATGCAGGTGCTCGACGGCTACGACGTCGTCGAGGCCGTCGCCGCGCAGCCGTGGGTCCAGGACAACGAGGTCGGCATGGTCGGCCTCTCCTATCCGGGCATCTCGCAGCTCTTCGTGGCGGGCGCCAACCCGCCGAGTCTGGCCGCCATCACGCCCTTGAGCGTGTACGGCGACACCGCCACCGGGATCCTCGCCCCGGGCGGGTTGCTCAACACCGGCTTCGCGACCTCGTGGGCCGACCAGGTCCTGCGCAACGCCGAGCCGTTCGGCACCGGATGGGTGCGTCGGGCGATCGACGAGGGCGACACCCAGTGCGAGCAGAACCAGCAACTGCGACTCCAGAACGTCGACGCGACGGCGAAGGCGCGGGCCAACCCGTACTACACCGACGCGGTGGCGGGACCGCTCGACATCCGGAACTTCGCCGGCGACATCGAGGCCGCGGTCTTCATGACGTCGGGATTCCAGGACGAACAGACCGGCCCGAGCTTCGGCGATCTGCTGGGCGAGTTCGACTCGGCCGAATCGGTGCACCAGATCGTCTACAACGGCTTGCACGCCGACGGTTTCGCACCCCAGATCCTCTCGGAGTGGGCCGCCTTCCTCGACCTGTACGTGACCAAGGAAGTGCCGGCGAACGATCCGGCGCTCACCCTGCTGACGCCGGTGCTCACCCAGGGCATCTTCGGCGGCACCATTCCCTTCCCGAGCAGTCGGTGGGGCGACGTGTCGACCCACGCCGAGGCAGTGGCCCGATGGGAATCGGAGGACCCGATCCGGATCCTGATGGAGAACGGTGCGGGCGGCGCGCCGTACCTCCCGATCGCCGCGTGGGATCACTCCACCACGCAGTGGCCGCCCTCGGGAACCGAGGTGCAGCGCTCGTTCTTCCTGGCCGACGGTCGGCTCGTCGACGAGGGCGCCGACGCGCCGGGAACCGGTGTGACGATCCAGCCGAATCCGGCCGTGAGTCAGACCCATTGGTGGGTCGGCGGCGACATCTGGTCCAACCCGACGGTGCGGTGGACGCCGCAGGTCGCAGGGGAGAACGCCCGTTTCCAGACGGAGCCGCTCGAGGAGGACCTCGTCCTGGCGGGCACGGGCAGCGTCGACCTGTGGATCCGTTCCGACGCCGACAACGCCGAGCTCGAGGTGCTGCTCAGCGAGATCCGCCCCGACGGCCAGGAGGTTCGGGTCCAGGTCGGCCAACTCGAATGGGCGTATCGCGGCCTCGATGCATCGTCGACGGAGCTGCAACCGATCCAGTACGGCCGCGAGGACGACTATGCCCTGCTCGAGCCGGACGTCTGGTCGTTCGGTCGGATCCAGGTCCCCTCGTTCGCGCATGCGTTCCGGGCCGGCTCCGCGATCCGCATCACGATCAACACCCCGGGCGGGGACACGGCCCGGTGGGAGTTCGAGCTCGACGGACCGGGGGCCGAAGCCACCCACGTGATCGGGACGGGTGAGGGCCATCAGTCGTCGGTGGCCCTGCCGGTGGTCGCCGATCTCGCCGCTCCCACACCGTTGCCGGCGTGTGGTTCGTTGCGCGGCCAGCCCTGCCGCACCGCCCCGCCGATCGAGAACCGGGTGGTCGACGCCGAGTCCTGA
- the xseA gene encoding exodeoxyribonuclease VII large subunit, with protein sequence MDDQTLTVSELGIVVRAALEVAMPYGVWVEGEISGINRSRNGHVYFDLTEPADSPGAAPVATVPVVLFRDNRDRVNRLLKRHGDPIRMSDGVRIRIQGVVDYYPPQGRIQFRMSAIDPTYTLGRLAAERDALMAALSADGLLRANARHAVPAVPLRVGIVTSIGSAAHADITTVFERSELAFTLVEVDTPVQGQGAEHGVAAAIVAAAGAGVDVIIVARGGGSKTDLATFDHEIVARAIAATGVPVITGVGHDIDRSVADEVAHTATTTPTAAAQLVVARVAEWLGRLAECEREVVSGGRRAIERAEHRVDVARRGVIAAGLGATDRADARLAHDSRRLSRAARRADQRARAQLDLAVARIDVARRHALRRAEDRIEVVEARVRALDPAVALARGWSITRTADGAVVRSVADLAHGSVLTTRVVDGTVTSTINDIERSGEQSA encoded by the coding sequence GTGGACGACCAGACTCTGACGGTCAGCGAACTCGGCATCGTGGTGCGGGCCGCGCTCGAAGTGGCGATGCCCTACGGCGTCTGGGTCGAGGGTGAGATCAGCGGCATCAACCGCTCGCGCAACGGCCACGTCTACTTCGATCTCACCGAGCCGGCCGACTCGCCCGGCGCTGCCCCGGTCGCCACGGTGCCCGTCGTCCTCTTCCGCGACAATCGCGACCGGGTCAACCGCCTCCTGAAGCGCCACGGCGACCCCATCCGCATGAGCGACGGGGTGCGCATCCGCATCCAGGGCGTCGTCGACTACTACCCGCCGCAGGGGCGGATCCAGTTCCGCATGTCGGCCATCGACCCCACCTACACGCTGGGTCGCCTGGCCGCCGAACGGGACGCGCTCATGGCCGCCCTGTCGGCCGACGGACTGCTGCGGGCCAACGCCCGCCACGCCGTACCCGCGGTCCCGCTGCGCGTCGGGATCGTCACCTCGATCGGCAGCGCTGCCCATGCCGACATCACCACGGTCTTCGAGCGGAGCGAGCTCGCGTTCACGCTCGTCGAGGTCGACACGCCGGTGCAGGGTCAGGGGGCCGAGCACGGCGTCGCCGCAGCCATCGTCGCCGCGGCCGGGGCCGGCGTCGACGTGATCATCGTCGCGCGGGGTGGCGGATCGAAGACCGACCTCGCGACCTTCGACCACGAGATCGTCGCCCGAGCGATCGCCGCCACCGGCGTTCCGGTGATCACCGGCGTGGGGCACGACATCGACCGCAGTGTCGCCGACGAGGTCGCCCACACCGCCACCACCACTCCCACCGCCGCCGCCCAGCTCGTCGTCGCCCGGGTCGCCGAGTGGCTCGGCCGGCTGGCCGAGTGCGAACGCGAGGTCGTCAGCGGGGGCCGCCGAGCGATCGAGCGGGCCGAGCACCGCGTCGACGTCGCTCGCCGCGGGGTGATCGCCGCCGGCCTGGGGGCCACCGACCGGGCCGATGCCCGCCTCGCCCACGACTCCCGGCGCTTGTCGCGCGCAGCCCGCCGGGCCGACCAACGGGCCCGGGCCCAACTCGATCTGGCGGTGGCCCGGATCGATGTCGCCCGGCGCCACGCACTGCGGCGCGCCGAGGACCGCATCGAGGTCGTCGAGGCCCGGGTACGGGCCCTCGATCCCGCCGTCGCCCTCGCCCGCGGCTGGTCGATCACCCGCACCGCCGACGGCGCCGTCGTCCGATCGGTCGCCGATCTCGCGCACGGCTCGGTGCTCACCACGCGGGTCGTCGACGGAACGGTCACAAGTACCATCAACGACATCGAACGATCCGGGGAGCAGTCAGCATGA
- a CDS encoding ABC transporter ATP-binding protein translates to MTAPSPFQIMHSMSADRSGLDGKKINRATRRRVYGFARPYRAHITLFLVTIVVSTFLGLLPPLLIRAVFDVAIADDNGGYLNTLFLVMVIAAVGEAALSLVERWLSSRIGEGLIFDLRVRLFDHVQRMPLSFFTRTQTGTLISRLNNDVIGAQRAFTGTLGTVVGNVITLGGTLIAMLLLEWRLTLLAIVILPVFVLPARRVGAGLQDITREGMNVNASMNNTMTERFNVAGALLVKLFGRHDAEAGDFSERAGRVRDIGVRSAMYSRVFMVALTLVGAIGTALVYWLGGHLVIDRSITPGTLVALGLYTVRIYMPLTSLSNARVDIMTAFVSFERVFEVLDAPNSITDAPDAVELLDPTGAVTFEHVRFRYPDPAPGTPESLGGNESTASADDVLRDVDLRIAPGQMVAIVGPSGAGKTTLTSLVPRLYDVTDGAILVDGHDVRSLTQDSLRSAIGVVSQDPHLFHDTVIANLRYARPDATDEQVREACKAARIHHVIDALPESYDTIVGERGYRLSGGEKQRLAIARMLLKNPAIVVLDEATSHLDSENEAQVQEALANALEGRTSLVIAHRLSTITDADLIVVLDDGRVVETGTHEELRISGGLYGELYETLVRADHG, encoded by the coding sequence ATGACCGCGCCGAGCCCGTTCCAGATCATGCACTCCATGTCGGCCGACCGGTCGGGTCTCGACGGCAAGAAGATCAATCGCGCGACCCGTCGGCGCGTCTACGGCTTCGCCCGGCCGTACCGGGCGCACATCACCCTGTTCCTCGTCACCATCGTGGTGTCGACGTTCCTCGGACTGTTGCCACCCCTGCTGATCCGGGCCGTGTTCGACGTGGCGATCGCCGACGACAACGGCGGCTACCTCAACACCCTCTTCCTCGTCATGGTGATCGCGGCCGTCGGCGAGGCGGCCCTGTCGCTCGTGGAGCGGTGGCTCAGCTCGCGCATCGGCGAAGGCCTCATCTTCGACCTGCGGGTCCGTCTGTTCGACCACGTGCAACGCATGCCGCTGTCGTTCTTCACGCGCACCCAGACGGGCACGCTCATCAGCCGGCTCAACAACGACGTCATCGGCGCCCAGCGGGCCTTCACCGGCACCCTCGGCACCGTCGTCGGCAACGTCATCACGCTGGGCGGCACCCTGATCGCGATGCTCCTCCTCGAGTGGCGGCTCACGCTGCTCGCCATCGTGATCCTGCCCGTCTTCGTGCTCCCGGCTCGCCGGGTCGGCGCCGGCCTGCAGGACATCACCCGCGAGGGCATGAACGTCAACGCGTCGATGAACAACACGATGACGGAACGCTTCAACGTCGCCGGTGCGTTGTTGGTCAAGCTGTTCGGCCGTCACGACGCCGAGGCCGGCGATTTCAGTGAGCGGGCGGGACGGGTGCGCGACATCGGCGTCCGCAGCGCCATGTACAGCCGGGTCTTCATGGTGGCACTCACCCTGGTCGGGGCGATCGGCACCGCCCTCGTCTACTGGCTCGGCGGTCACCTGGTCATCGACCGCTCCATCACCCCCGGCACCCTCGTGGCCCTCGGGCTCTACACGGTGCGCATCTACATGCCGCTCACGAGTCTCTCCAACGCCCGCGTCGACATCATGACGGCGTTCGTGTCGTTCGAACGGGTCTTCGAGGTCCTCGACGCCCCCAACTCGATCACCGATGCACCCGACGCGGTCGAACTCCTCGACCCGACCGGCGCCGTCACCTTCGAGCACGTCCGCTTCCGCTACCCGGACCCTGCCCCCGGCACCCCCGAATCGCTCGGCGGCAACGAGTCGACGGCATCGGCCGACGATGTGCTGCGCGATGTCGACTTGCGGATCGCGCCCGGCCAGATGGTCGCCATCGTCGGCCCGTCGGGCGCGGGCAAGACCACCCTCACCTCGCTGGTCCCCCGCCTCTACGACGTGACCGACGGCGCGATCCTCGTCGACGGGCACGACGTCCGGAGCCTCACCCAGGACTCACTCCGGAGCGCCATCGGCGTCGTCAGCCAGGATCCGCACCTGTTCCACGACACCGTCATCGCCAACCTCCGCTACGCCCGCCCCGACGCGACCGACGAGCAGGTCCGTGAGGCCTGCAAGGCGGCTCGTATCCACCACGTGATCGACGCCCTGCCCGAGTCGTACGACACCATCGTCGGCGAGCGTGGCTACCGGCTCTCGGGTGGCGAGAAGCAGCGCCTGGCCATCGCCCGCATGCTGCTCAAGAACCCGGCCATCGTGGTGCTCGACGAGGCCACCTCGCACCTCGATTCGGAGAACGAGGCCCAGGTGCAGGAAGCCCTGGCCAACGCGCTCGAAGGTCGGACGTCGCTCGTGATCGCCCATCGTTTGTCGACCATCACCGATGCCGACCTGATCGTCGTCCTCGACGACGGCCGGGTCGTCGAGACCGGCACCCACGAGGAACTCCGCATCTCGGGTGGCCTCTACGGCGAGCTCTACGAGACCCTGGTCCGCGCCGACCACGGGTAG
- a CDS encoding polyprenyl synthetase family protein, producing MSDAPAQLLDIATRVDRALADVFARERATWRQLDPALDVPLGDLEDFVASGGKRIRPAYCHWGWVTAGGDPDADAMLHGACALELLHAFALVHDDVMDGSPTRRGSPTTWARYIRRHEAGRWQGEGRRFGEAAAILVGDIAMVMADRCIGNTTPEVRAVWDALRTELNMGQYLDVLGTVTGEVSAESARTIMRNKTAGYTIVRPLQLGAALAGRADLADALAAHGMPLGIAFQLRDDMLGAFGDSERTGKPVGDDLAEGKPTVLLALAREAASPAQRAVLDKVGSRIDPDDIAAIQQVMVDTGAVAASEAETERLLAEALDAIDGLPDHHGSRDALRVLADYVVERDV from the coding sequence GTGAGCGACGCGCCCGCGCAGCTACTCGACATCGCGACGCGCGTCGACCGCGCCCTCGCCGACGTCTTCGCTCGGGAACGGGCGACATGGCGCCAACTCGACCCGGCGCTCGACGTCCCCCTGGGCGATCTCGAGGACTTCGTGGCGAGCGGCGGCAAGCGCATCCGGCCCGCCTACTGCCACTGGGGCTGGGTGACAGCCGGCGGCGACCCCGATGCCGACGCCATGCTGCACGGCGCCTGCGCCCTCGAACTCCTCCACGCCTTTGCCCTCGTCCACGACGACGTGATGGACGGCTCACCCACCCGCCGCGGGTCACCCACCACCTGGGCCCGCTACATCCGTCGCCACGAGGCCGGCCGGTGGCAGGGAGAAGGCCGCCGATTCGGTGAAGCGGCGGCGATCCTCGTGGGCGACATCGCGATGGTCATGGCCGACCGGTGCATCGGTAACACCACGCCGGAGGTCCGCGCCGTGTGGGATGCGCTGCGTACCGAGCTCAACATGGGCCAGTACCTCGACGTGCTCGGCACCGTCACCGGCGAGGTCTCCGCCGAGAGCGCCCGCACCATCATGCGCAACAAGACCGCCGGCTACACGATCGTGCGGCCGCTGCAGCTGGGCGCCGCCCTCGCCGGGCGGGCCGACCTCGCCGATGCGCTCGCCGCCCACGGCATGCCCCTCGGGATCGCCTTCCAGCTGCGCGACGACATGCTCGGGGCCTTCGGCGACAGCGAACGCACCGGCAAGCCGGTGGGCGACGATCTGGCCGAGGGAAAGCCGACCGTGCTGCTGGCCCTCGCCCGCGAGGCGGCATCACCGGCCCAACGCGCGGTGCTCGACAAGGTCGGCTCCCGCATCGACCCCGACGACATCGCGGCCATCCAGCAGGTCATGGTCGACACCGGCGCCGTCGCCGCGTCGGAAGCGGAGACGGAACGGCTGTTGGCCGAGGCGCTCGACGCGATCGACGGCCTGCCCGACCACCACGGCAGCCGCGACGCCCTGCGCGTGCTGGCCGACTACGTGGTCGAGCGCGACGTCTGA
- a CDS encoding DUF222 domain-containing protein gives MFSAIHTILTEVTTRDRTRQELETLVGELARVEAHAIERRLAATAAIDALADGGIDGADVTRTKGRRSTRDAKKAAKTARALSEMPKTRAALARGEITEAHADAAADAAERLSPAEADALAGDAASRPADLFGRQARSWASAREREENRADRQARLRAAREVSTWTDANGMWCLFGRFDPETGQELTKALGRVTDRLWRDDGGRDGRPDEIRTPEQRRADAVHELMVRPVAAGHGRRPHPKHLVGVRVDARRCTSDNPSGVAEFIDGTPLPQSTLERIACGAEFVGMVFGGDGETLWQGRRQRLATEAQWANLIARDGGCFCCGADPVNCEAHHIVAWEPPRRGPTDIDNLVLTCRRTHHLVHDHGYRILRIDGKWTLAPPSEQQWAA, from the coding sequence ATGTTCTCGGCGATCCACACGATCCTGACGGAGGTGACGACACGGGATCGCACGCGTCAGGAGCTCGAAACCCTGGTCGGCGAGCTGGCCCGGGTCGAGGCACACGCCATCGAGCGCCGCTTGGCGGCCACAGCGGCGATCGATGCGCTCGCCGATGGCGGGATCGACGGCGCCGATGTCACCCGGACGAAGGGTCGGCGATCCACGCGAGACGCGAAGAAGGCGGCGAAGACCGCCCGGGCGCTCAGCGAGATGCCGAAGACGCGGGCGGCGCTGGCCCGAGGCGAGATCACCGAAGCCCACGCCGATGCGGCGGCGGACGCGGCCGAACGGCTTTCGCCGGCCGAAGCCGATGCACTGGCCGGCGATGCGGCGAGCCGACCGGCCGACCTGTTCGGCAGGCAGGCTCGGTCGTGGGCATCGGCCCGAGAGCGTGAAGAGAACAGAGCCGACCGCCAGGCGCGGCTGCGAGCGGCGCGAGAGGTGTCCACCTGGACCGATGCCAACGGCATGTGGTGCCTGTTCGGCCGGTTCGATCCCGAGACCGGCCAGGAACTGACGAAGGCGCTCGGTCGGGTGACCGACCGGCTGTGGCGCGACGACGGTGGCCGCGACGGTCGACCCGACGAGATCCGCACGCCGGAACAGCGCCGCGCCGATGCCGTGCACGAGCTGATGGTCCGCCCTGTGGCGGCGGGCCATGGGAGGCGACCCCACCCGAAGCATCTGGTCGGGGTGCGGGTCGACGCCCGCCGTTGCACGAGCGACAACCCCAGCGGCGTGGCCGAGTTCATCGACGGCACCCCGCTGCCGCAATCCACACTCGAGCGGATCGCCTGTGGGGCGGAGTTCGTCGGGATGGTGTTCGGCGGCGATGGCGAGACGTTGTGGCAAGGCCGTCGCCAACGGTTGGCCACCGAGGCGCAATGGGCCAACCTCATCGCTCGCGATGGTGGCTGCTTTTGTTGCGGGGCCGATCCGGTCAACTGCGAGGCGCATCACATCGTGGCGTGGGAACCGCCGAGGCGGGGTCCGACCGACATCGACAACCTGGTGCTCACGTGCCGGCGCACCCACCATCTCGTCCACGATCACGGGTACCGGATTCTCCGGATCGACGGGAAGTGGACCCTCGCCCCGCCGAGTGAGCAGCAGTGGGCGGCCTGA